A genomic window from Lotus japonicus ecotype B-129 chromosome 1, LjGifu_v1.2 includes:
- the LOC130727646 gene encoding ATP-dependent 6-phosphofructokinase 3-like: MESTESESQMMKIVHGDAGYILEDVPHFTDYIPNLPTYPNPLRSNPAYSVVKQYFVHMDDTVPQKVVVHKDSPRGVHFRRAGPRQKVYFKSDDVHACIVTCGGLCPGLNTVIREIVCGLSYMYGVNKVLGIDGGYRGFYSKNTITLTPKVVNDIHKRGGTILGSSRGGHDTGKIVDSIQDRGINQVYIIGGDGTQRGAAVIYEEVRRRGLKVVIAGIPKTIDNDIPVIDRSFGFDTAVEEAQRAINAAHVEAESVENGIGVVKLMGRYSGFIAMYATLASRDVDCCLIPESPFHLEGKGGLFEFIEKRLRENGHMVIVVAEGAGQDLLNESMQATEEKDASGNKLLQDVGLWISHQIKGYFSRENKMPMNLKYIDPTYMIRAIPSNASDNVYCTLLAQSAVHGAMAGYTGFTSGLVNGRQTYIPFNRIIERMNQVVITDRMWARLLSSTNQPSFLKCKDVNEVNKEEQPPTQLLEGDNCNGIDGAKKVEQPPSQLLKGDNLKEEQESGNQVDNCNRTET; this comes from the exons ATGGAGTCCACCGAATCTGAATCGCAGATGATGAAGATCGTCCATGGCGACGCTGGTTACATACTCGAAGACGTTCCTCACTTCACCGACTACATTCCAAATCTTCCA ACATATCCAAATCCACTGCGATCCAATCCAGCTTACTCAGTTGTCAA GCAGTATTTTGTGCACATGGACGACACCGTTCCTCAGAAG GTTGTTGTTCACAAGGATAGCCCAAGAGGTGTACATTTTAGACGTGCAGGACCTCGGCAAAAg GTATATTTTAAATCGGATGATGTGCATGCGTGCATTGTTACATGTGGTGGTCTCTGCCCTGGCCTCAACACTGTCATAAGGGAAATCGTTTGTGGTCTTTCTTACATGTATGGTGTCAACAAAGTCCTTGGCATAGAT GGTGGTTATAGAGGTTTTTATTCCAAGAACACCATTACTTTAACACCTAAAGTGGTCAATGATATCCATAAGCGTGGAGGAACGATTCTTGGGTCTTCGCGAGGGGGACATGACACTGGCAAGATAGTTGATAGCATCCAGGATCGTGGAATTAATCAG GTTTATATTATTGGAGGAGATGGAACACAGAGAGGAGCGGCTGTGATTTATGAG GAAGTGAGACGGCGGGGTCTGAAAGTCGTAATTGCTGGAATTCCTAAGACCATAGATAATGACATCCCG gttaTTGACAGGTCCTTTGGCTTTGATACTGCAGTTGAGGAGGCTCAACGTGCCATTAATGCAGCACATGTTGAAGCTGAAAGTGTTGAGAATGGCATTGGCGTTGTAAAGCTAATGGGTCGTTATAGTG GTTTTATTGCAATGTATGCTACTCTGGCCAGCAGAGATGTGGACTGTTGCTTGATTCCAGAGTCACCCTTCCACCTTGAAGGAAAGGGCGGGCTTTTTGAATTCATTGAGAAAAGATTGAGAGAAAATGGGCATATGGTTATAGTCGTAGCTGAGGGAGCAGGACAAGATCTTCTTAATGAAAGCATGCAAGCCACGGAGGAGAAGGATGCTTCTGGAAACAAGCTACTTCAAGATGTTGGTTTATGGATATCTCATCAGATCAAG GGTTATTTCTCAAGGGAAAATAAGATGCCCATGAATCTTAAATATATAG ATCCAACTTACATGATTCGGGCTATTCCAAGCAATGCATCAGACAATGTCTACTGCACACTTCTTGCTCAGAGTGCAGTTCATGGTGCAATGGCAGGGTATACTGGATTCACAAGTGGGCTGGTCAATGGCAGACAGACTTATATTCCGTTCAAC AGAATCATTGAGAGGATGAACCAGGTTGTGATTACTGACAGGATGTGGGCAAGACTCCTTTCTTCAACCAACCAGCCAAGTTTTTTGAAATGCAAAGATGTCAATGAAGTCAATAAAGAAGAACAACCTCCAACTCAGTTGTTAGAAGGGGATAATTGCAATGGTATTGACGGAGCCAAGAAAGTAGAACAACCTCCCTCTCAGTTGTTAAAAGGGGACAATTTAAAAGAAGAGCAGGAATCAGGAAACCAAGTTGATAATTGTAACAGGACAGAAACATAG
- the LOC130727650 gene encoding serine/threonine-protein kinase Aurora-2, with amino-acid sequence MKLNNITTQHRRKSLSLSHQSLSLSSSSSSILPSIFRAAMAIATESPQPQQSLVASKEASGSAAGQRRWTLNDFDIGKPLGRGKFGHVYLAREKRSNTVVALKVLFKSQLQQSQVEHQLRREVEIQCHLRHPHILRLYGYFYDQKRVYLTLEYAPKGELYKELQKCKYFSERRAATYVASLTRALIYCHGKHVIHRDIKPENLLIGAQGEVKIADFGWSVHTFSRRQTMCGTLDYLPPEMVESVEHDASVDIWSLGVLCYEFLYGVPPFEAKEHSDTYRRIVQVDLKFPPKPIVSSAAKDLISQMLVKDSCQRLPLHKLLEHPWIVQNAEPSGVYRG; translated from the exons ATGAAATTGAACAACATCACCACACAACACAGAAGAAAgagcctctctctctctcatcaatctctctctctctcttcttcttcttcttcgatccTTCCTTCCATTTTCCGCGCTGCCATGGCCATCGCAACAGAGTCTCCTCAACCTCAACAATCCTTG GTCGCTTCTAAGGAGGCTTCAGGTTCAGCTGCGGGGCAAAGAAGGTGGACCCTCAATGATTTTGATATCGGAAAACCCCTTGGAAGGGGTAAATTCGGCCATGTCTATTTGGCCAGAGAAAAAAgg AGTAATACAGTTGTCGCTCTGAAAGTACTCTTTAAGAGCCAATTGCAACAATCCCAAGTGGAGCACCAGCTTCGCCGAGAAGTTGAGATACAATGTCACCTCCGACATCCCCATATCTTGCGCCTTTATGGATACTTTTATGATCAG AAACGAGTTTATTTGACTTTAGAGTATGCTCCCAAAGGAGAGCTTTACAAGGAACTGCAGAAATGCAAATATTTCAGTGAAAGACGTGCAGCTACT TATGTTGCATCATTGACCCGGGCCCTTATATATTGCCATGGAAAGCATGTAATTCATAGGGACATCAAACCAGAGAACCTTCTTATTGGTGCACAG GGTGAGGTGAAGATAGCAGACTTTGGGTGGTCAGTTCACACATTCAGTCGCAGGCAGACCATGTGTGGCACATTGGATTACCTACCTCCGGAGATGG TGGAGAGTGTAGAACATGACGCGAGTGTGGATATATGGAGCCTTGGTGTCCTTTGCTATGAGTTTCTTTATGGAGTCCCCCCATTTGAGGCTAAAGAACATTCTGATACTTACAGGAG GATAGTACAAGTGGATCTCAAGTTCCCTCCTAAACCAATTGTGTCTTCCGCTGCAAAGGACCTCATCAGTCAG ATGCTGGTGAAGGATTCCTGTCAACGTCTACCATTGCACAAGCTACTTGAGCATCCTTGGATTGTTCAGAATGCGGAGCCCTCGGGTGTATATAGGGGCTAG
- the LOC130727648 gene encoding calcineurin-binding protein 1, with amino-acid sequence MFSIAAINDTDTKTQWEPLAPTKEAQEFHLSQTYHDGLLKLQAKDYEKARELLESVLKDPLVANAQVESSASDGHLLQLRFLALKNLATVFLQQGSTHYENALHCYLQAVEIDSKDSVVWNQLGTLSCSMGVLSISRWAFEQGLLCSPNNWNCMEKLLEVLIAIGDEVACLSVAELILRHWPSHSRALHVKNTIEESEPLSFAPKGIDKLEPKHVRLKFPDKRKATKENLDEDVPYKKLKQNKDLHLKEASWVALADALLETLLPLNLQSSDMDSEKASYSPDIRISIKLTCGSEAVMNTVEVKGSNSESSGFIDGNIDRSSIPKAKEANIQEEQPHERRSSRLERLRSRKPGNEESDSCGKDCAKVVSQYLESFIAGGLSGRDTINGDTTTLSCLGNSEYNNVCAFLRETSNNYGSYHMGHLLLEEVARQGLRYQDAFVKFLELEKLTRHWGKERTAECNIFLAELYYDFGLCSTNGSKQSEFLSEASYHLCKIIESVALEYPFHLTHAQNESCFLIDDFQMASGTSIDTSTESSSHLDSSLLMKNSSFWARYFWLSGRLSIFDGNREKACEELCTALSLLAKRDNMEHSPGPVCRPHCKGVKELNIDRVRYEINILKVNFLMEKSVIKMMEQEKFLECVSLLSPLMFSTQDVYVDSFSLFLADKKDEKITSVELMALDILTEACQKSRSMDVEMYFNCHYRKLKILMAMMGLNKCVTSFNSSDQTLGLSASSNSGIDSNESSNKHFSHLVVEEVKALSDCISKVKEVIDHQGDSDALIVSTSSICHLQSLLLLIMSYFANVLVCNKASAQVISDPVKSSCFVDAAIIFCKLQHLSPNTPIRTQVDLIVATHDLLAEYGLCCVGEGGKGEEGTFLRFAIKHLLALDMKLKSRFNLLDKKSMHCEEVPEDAIVNLSVEDLKSNTSDIWNKVDDVNSVKKDVSEGIMSEGISSCKVHDKDSKEVEFGNHGGSQTDSEFVKGENLCNDSIECENELSEDERDELESKIDSALDQCFFCLYGLNLRSDSSYEDDMVTHKNTSRGDYQTKEQCADVFKYVLPYAKASSRTGLAKLRRVLRAIRKHFLQPPDDLLEGNPIDKFLDDPNLSEENLSEEAGADGFLETLTKIMFPDAGGLAQYKTTLLKRSEPYLEVYCNLYYFLALSEEMSATDKWPGFVLTKEGEEFVEQNAKLFKFDLVYNPLRFESWQRLGNIYDEEVDLLLNDGSKHINVVGWRKNPTLSERVETSRRRSRRCLLMSLALAKTSAQQCEIHELLALVYYDSLQSVVPFYDQRSVLPSKDATWVMFCENSMKHFKKAFSLKQDWLHAFYLGKLSEKLGYSLEIALSYYNNAIALNTSAVDPVYRMHASRLKLLFKSGRQNLEILKVLSLNSFNLSVKEAVASILGDMDSSFIDTKEECVHANSVEAKHEGLLKLDKVWSMLYSDCLSALETCVEGDLKHFHKARYMLAQGLYKRGESGDIERAKDQLSFCFKSSRSSFTINMWEIDSTVKKGRRKTPGSAGNKKALEVNLPESSRKFITCIRKYVLFYLKLLEETGDRGILERAYVSLRGDKRFSLCMEDLVPVAIGRYLRALISTLCHSETTASGSVSNSDNVLERMFALFIEQGSLWPEIYSLPEIEGPETSETIIYGYLHEHIVLLEKNGKVETLEAINEKIRRRFKNPKLSNSSCAKVCRHASVAWCRSLIYNLAQITPLSCGFSNGIQALNLTDGGTDSSQLLCIDLQPRELWGTAFEDPTHLEKIETKWSAILSKVKNIMIKKVSDENLETASTLLKACYNFYRESSSVVLASGLNFYLIPSQLVTETPFNPSMVGIEALDLSIPRKLLLWSYALLHGRYANISVVVRHCEEISKSKIKRGSGTSPAFSSTPASTSTHPGSGKSGPNSAGGTDVDCTPFSSSNNTTNVVNSSNEIQKNLFGSPQLHPCTTNDDAERNSLKAHEVDNVQD; translated from the exons ATG TTCTCTATTGCAGCTATCAACGATACCGATACTAAAACCCAGTGGGAACCGCTAGCTCCCACCAAAGAAGCCCAG GAATTTCATCTTTCTCAAACTTATCATGATGGACTTCTCAAGCTACAAGCCAAAGATTATGAGAAGGCTCGCGAGCTCTTGGAATCTGTCCTTAAAGATCCTCTTGTTGCTAATGCTCAG GTGGAGAGCAGTGCAAGTGACGGTCATCTGTTGCAACTCAG ATTTTTGGCTTTGAAAAACCTCGCTACTGTTTTCCTTCAGCAAGGTTCTACGCATTATGAGAATGCACTGCACTGTTATCTTCAAGCCGTGGAGATTGACTCTAAGGATTCTGTTGTCTGGAACCAGCTGGGAACATTGTCGTGTTCAATGGGCGTACTAAGTATTTCACGTTGGGCATTTGAGCAAGGCCTCTTGTGTAGCCCTAATAACT GGAATTGCATGGAAAAGCTTTTGGAAGTTCTTATTGCAATTGGTGATGAGGTTGCTTGCCTTTCTGTTGCTGAGTTGATTTTAAGACACTGGCCATCACATTCTCGTGCTTTGCACGTTAAAAATACCATTGAAGAATCAGAACCATTGTCATTTGCTCCCAAAGGGATAGACAAATTGGAACCTAAACATGTGCGGCTCAAATTCCCTGACAAGAGAAAAGCTACTAAGGAAAATCTAGACGAGGACGTTCCGTACAaaaagctgaagcagaataaaGATCTGCACCTGAAAGAAGCTTCCTGGGTGGCCCTTGCTGATGCACTATTGGAAACATTATTGCCGTTGAATCTGCAAAGTTCTGACATGGATTCTGAAAAAGCAAGCTATTCTCCGGACATTAGGATAAGCATAAAGCTAACTTGCGGTTCAGAAGCTGTTATGAACACTGTGGAAGTGAAAGGGTCTAATAGTGAAAGTAGTGGTTTTATTGATGGTAATATAGATCGATCAAGTATTCCTAAAGCGAAAGAAGCAAACATTCAAGAAGAACAACCGCATGAAAGACGAAGTTCTCGGCTTGAAAGGCTCCGGAGTCGTAAACCGGGGAATGAAGAATCTGATTCTTGTGGCAAGGACTGTGCCAAGGTAGTCAGTCAATATCTAGAATCTTTTATTGCTGGTGGATTGAGCGGTCGAGATACTATTAATGGTGATACCACGACACTATCTTGTTTAGGAAATTCTGAATATAATAATGTTTGTGCATTTTTAAGAGAAACTTCAAACAATTATGGTTCCTACCATATGGGGCACTTGCTTCTAGAAGAGGTTGCAAGACAAGGCCTGAGATATCAGGATGCTTTTGTCAAATTTCTGGAGTTGGAAAAGTTGACTAGGCATTGGGGAAAGGAGAGAACGGCTGAATGTAATATTTTTCTTGCTGAGCTGTATTATGACTTTGGGTTATGCTCCACCAATGGTTCTAAACAATCAGAATTTTTATCAGAGGCATCTTATCATCTCTGTAAGATCATAGAGTCTGTAGCTCTTGAGTATCCTTTTCACTTGACCCATGCCCAGAATGAAAGTTGTTTTCTGATTGATGATTTCCAAATGGCTAGTGGAACATCAATAGATACCTCCACTGAGAGCAGTTCACATTTAGACAGCTCACTTCTGATGAAAAACAGTTCATTCTGGGCTCGATATTTCTGGCTAAGTGGGAGATTGTCTATTTTTGATGGCAACAGGGAAAAAGCTTGTGAAGAACTTTGTACTGCTTTGTCACTTTTGGCAAAGAGGGATAATATGGAACATTCTCCAGGTCCAGTCTGCCGCCCACATTGCAAGGGTGTAAAAGAGCTAAACATTGACAGAGTTCGTTACGAAATTAACATATTAAAGGTCAATTTCTTGATGGAAAAGTCTGTCATTAAGATGATGGAACAAGAAAAGTTTCTTGAGTGTGTATCCCTGCTTTCTCCACTTATGTTTTCCACACAGGATGTCTACGTCGATTCATTTTCTTTATTCTTGGCAgataaaaaagatgaaaaaataaCTTCCGTTGAACTCATGGCTCTAGATATTCTAACTGAAGCATGTCAGAAGTCAAGGTCAATGGATGTAGAGATGTACTTCAATTGCCATTATAGGAAGCTGAAAATACTTATGGCAATGATGGGGTTGAATAAATGTGTTACGTCATTTAATTCTTCTGATCAAACTCTTGGTTTAAGTGCATCTTCCAATTCTGGTATTGATTCAAATGAAAGTTCTAACAAGCACTTTAGTCACTTGGTTGTTGAAGAAGTGAAGGCACTCTCTGACTGTATCTCAAAAGTAAAGGAAGTTATTGATCATCAGGGAGATTCT GATGCCCTTATTGTTTCAACAAGCAGCATTTGCCATCTGCAATCTCTACTGTTGTTAATCATGAGCTACTTCGCTAATGTACTTGTCTGCAACAAAGCCTCTGCCCAAGTAATTTCTGATCCAGTGAAAAGCAGCTGTTTTGTTGATGCAGCCATTATTTTCTGTAAACTCCAGCATCTTAGCCCAAATACACCTATCAGAACTCAA GTTGATTTAATAGTTGCAACACATGACTTGCTTGCTGAGTATGGGCTTTGCTGTGTGGGTGAAGGGGGCAAAGGTGAAGAAGGAACATTCCTTAGATTTGCTATAAAGCATCTCTTGGCCTTGGATATGAAGCTCAAATCCAGGTTTAACCTTCTAGATAAAAAATCAATGCACTGCGAAGAAGTGCCCGAAGACGCTATTGTTAATTTATCTGTTGAAGATTTAAAATCAAATACATCAGATATCTGGAACAAAGTTGATGACGTCAATTCTGTGAAAAAGGATGTATCTGAAGGAATAATGTCTGAAGGCATTTCATCATGCAAAGTTCATGATAAAGACAGTAAGGAAGTAGAGTTTGGAAATCATGGAGGTTCTCAGACTGACAGTGAGTTCGTGAAGGGTGAAAATTTGTGCAATGACTCGATTGAATGTGAAAACGAACTTTCAGAAGATGAAAGGGATGAACTTGAGTCTAAAATTGACAGTGCCTTAGATCAGTGCTTTTTCTGTTTATATGGATTAAATCTAAGATCGGATTCATCATATGAAGATGATATGGTGACACACAAAAATACAAGCCGAGGAGACTATCAAACCAAGGAACAGTGTGCTGATGTTTTCAAGTATGTTCTTCCCTATGCAAAGGCATCTTCT AGGACTGGACTGGCCAAACTTCGTAGAGTTTTAAGAGCTATACGGAAGCACTTTCTGCAGCCACCAGACGATCTGTTGGAAGGAAATCCTATAGACAAGTTTCTGGATGATCCTAATCTATCTGAAGAAAATCTCTCAGAGGAGGCTGGGGCTGATGGTTTTCTTGAAACTCTAACTAAGATCATGTTCCCTGATGCGGGAGGCCTTGCACAATATAAAACAACACTATTGAAGAG GTCTGAGCCATATTTGGAGGTTTACTGTAACTTGTATTATTTCTTAGCTCTGTCCGAGGAAATGAGCGCAACAGATAAATGGCCTGGATTTGTGCTGAccaaggaaggagaagaatttGTTGAACAAAATGCAAAGCTCTTCAAATTCGACCTCGTATACAATCCGTTGCGCTTTGAAAGCTGGCAACGGCTTGGAAATATTTATGATGAG GAAGTAGATTTATTGCTAAATGATGGTAGCAAGCACATCAATGTGGTAGGATGGAGGAAGAATCCTACTTTATCTGAGAGAGTGGAAACAAGCCGGAGGAGGAGTAGACGGTGCCTACTAATGAGTTTAGCTTTGGCAAAGACATCTGCTCAACAG TGTGAGATACATGAGCTTTTGGCATTGGTTTATTACGACAGCCTTCAAAGTGTAGTCCCCTTTTATGATCAGAGATCTGTTTTGCCCTCAAAGGATGCAACATGGGTGATGTTTTGTGAGAACTCAATGAAACATTTTAAGAAAGCCTTCTCATTGAA GCAAGATTGGTTGCATGCATTTTACTTGGGTAAACTCAGCGAGAAGCTTGGATATTCACTTGAAATTGCATTATCGTACTACAACAATGCTATTGCTTTGAACACATCAGCTGTTGATCCTGTGTATAGGATGCATGCCTCACGCTTGAAGCTATTATTTAAGTCAGGAAGACAGAATTTGGAGATTTTGAAG GTTCTTTCATTAAACTCCTTTAATCTATCTGTAAAAGAAGCCGTTGCGAGTATCCTTGGTGATATGGATAGCTCGTTCATAGATACTAAGGAGGAATGTGTTCATGCCAATTCTGTGGAAGCGAAGCATGAAGGGTTGCTGAAATTGGATAAAGTATGGTCCATGCTTTACAGCGATTGCCTTTCTGCGCTTGAAACTTGTGTAGAGGGGGATCTCAAACATTTTCATAAGGCCAGATACATGCTGGCTCAAGGGCTGTATAAAAGGGGTGAAAGTGGTGATATAGAAAGGGCAAAAGATCAACTATCATTCTGCTTCAAATCTTCACGCTCATCATTTACAATAAATATGTGGGAAATTGATAGCACAGTAAAAAAGGGAAG GCGCAAGACACCTGGTTCTGCTGGGAACAAAAAAGCCCTTGAGGTTAACTTACCTGAAAGTTCTCGAAAGTTCATTACATGCATTCGAAAGTATGTGCTGTTTTATCTCAAACTATTGGAGGAGACGGGAGATAGAGGTATTCTTGAACGTGCATATGTTTCTCTTCGGGGAGATAAGCGG TTTTCATTATGTATGGAAGATCTTGTTCCAGTGGCCATTGGAAGATATTTAAGGGCACTGATTTCAACTTTGTGCCATTCTGAGACTACTGCCTCTGGGTCAGTGAGCAATTCTGATAATGTGCTGGAGAGGATGTTTGCTTTGTTCATCGAGCAAGGGAGCTTATGGCCCGAAATATACAGCTTGCCTGAAATTGAAGGCCCAGAAACATCAGAGACTATCATATATGG ATATCTTCATGAACATATTGTCTTGTTGGAAAAGAATGGAAAAGTGGAAACCCTGGAAGCAATAAATGAGAAAATTCGGAGACGTTTTAAGAACCCAAAGTTGTCAAATAGTAGTTGTGCAAAAGTTTGCAGGCACGCTTCTGTTGCTTGGTGCCGATCTCTTATATATAATCTGGCACAAATCACTCCTTTATCATGTGGATTTTCAAATGGGATTCAGGCCCTTAATTTGACTGATGGTGGGACGGATAGTAGCCAATTGCTCTGTATTGATTTGCAGCCACGTGAATTATGGGGTACAGCTTTTGAAGATCCAACTCATTTAGAAAAGATTGAAACAAAATGGAGTGCCATTTTATCtaaagtaaaaaatataatgatcaAGAAAGTTTCTGATGAAAATTTGGAAACTGCTAGCACTTTGCTCAAAGCTTGCTATAATTTTTACCGGGAGAGTTCTTCTGTGGTGCTGGCGTCTGGCCTCAACTTTTATTTGATTCCATCCCAATTGGTAACAGAAACACCATTCAACCCAAGTATGGTTGGGATTGAAGCACTTGATCTGAGCATTCCAAGGAAGCTTCTCTTGTGGTCCTATGCATTATTGCATGGACGTTATGCAAATATCTCGGTTGTTGTAAGGCATTGTGAAGAAATTTCAAAG TCGAAGATTAAAAGAGGAAGTGGAACCTCACCTGCGTTTTCAAGCACACCTGCTTCTACCTCTACTCATCCAG GTAGTGGCAAAAGTGGACCAAACTCTGCCGGAGGAACTGATGTTGATTGCACTCCATTTTCTAGCAGTAATAATACCACTAACGTTGTGAATTCCTCCAATGAGATTCAGAAGAATCTCTTTGGTTCTCCCCAATTGCATCCATGTACCACCAATGATGATGCAGAAAGAAACAGTTTGAAGGCACATGAAGTAGATAATGTCCAAGATTGA